Proteins from one Chanodichthys erythropterus isolate Z2021 chromosome 15, ASM2448905v1, whole genome shotgun sequence genomic window:
- the scn1bb gene encoding sodium channel, voltage-gated, type I, beta b, producing the protein MDECVRRLLLLCVFCALSVSVCRGACAEVDSDTEAVAGRSFKLGCISCKMRGEVEATATVDWLFKARGEDDFIHIYSYDGQVSNIVDERFQDRVEWHGSRKTFDIQDASVDILNVTFNDSGVYRCIFNRILSYEHYEFSTIEQKEVFLTVVAKATRGTASIVSEVMMYVSIIGLQLWLLVEMIYCYRKIAAAGEEALRASAAEYLAIASEGKDNCGGVQVAE; encoded by the exons ATGGACGAGTGTGTGAGACGCCTGCTGCTCCTGTGTGTGTTCTGCGCGCTCTCAG TGTCGGTGTGCCGCGGCGCGTGTGCGGAGGTCGACTCGGACACGGAGGCTGTCGCCGGCCGGAGCTTCAAGCTGGGATGCATTTCCTGTAAGATGCGCGGAGAGGTGGAGGCCACGGCGACCGTCGACTGGCTCTTCAAGGCGCGAGGAGAGGACGACTTCATTCAC ATTTATAGTTATGACGGACAGGTGTCCAACATCGTCGACGAGCGCTTTCAGGATCGGGTGGAGTGGCACGGCAGCAGGAAAACCTTCGACATTCAGGACGCGTCTGTGGACATCCTGAACGTCACCTTCAACGACTCGGGCGTCTACCGCTGCATCTTCAACCGCATCCTCAGCTACGAGCACTACGAGTTCTCCACCATCGAACAGAAGGAGGTGTTCCTCACTGTGGTGGCCAAAG CCACGCGCGGGACGGCGTCCATCGTGTCGGAGGTCATGATGTACGTGTCCATCATCGGGCTGCAGCTCTGGCTGCTGGTGGAGATGATCTACTGCTACAGGAAGATCGCCGCCGCTGGAGAGGAAGCTCTGAGAGCCAGCGC CGCGGAGTATTTAGCCATAGCGTCTGAGGGCAAAGACAACTGCGGCGGAGTGCAGGTCGCTGAATAA